One segment of Nocardia farcinica DNA contains the following:
- a CDS encoding FAD-binding oxidoreductase — protein sequence MDSRSVALIRTTFKAVAADDAGPDELARTFYAILFTDHPQIRDFFPAAMDVQRDRLVKAISYALDRLEEPDKLLPFLAQLGRDHRKYGVRREHYAAVAGSLKAAVRRCAGTEMWTDEVDRAWDEGLALISEAMIGAAEKETSPSAWTGRVVETRQVLRNLTIVRLQLDQPMEYAAGQYMSVQIPSRPRMWRYLSPAVPANPQGEIEFHVRSILGGWVSPAVVSQTRVGDQWLIGSPLGGLGVPRNAKRKMLMIGCGTGIAPLRAQLLEMAQRRSNPKVHLFVGGHHPCDLYDLEMLSTLAVTNKWLTVTPVTEHEENPWWFYRAPDEPEPVFPALEPRLTGQLGKVVAEAGPWADRDVQIAGSPSMVQTTKFRLMAAGIPAKNIRHDPLF from the coding sequence ATGGATTCGCGGTCCGTCGCTCTGATCCGAACGACGTTCAAGGCGGTCGCCGCGGACGATGCGGGACCGGACGAGCTGGCCAGGACGTTCTACGCGATCCTGTTCACCGACCACCCACAGATCCGCGACTTCTTCCCCGCCGCGATGGACGTCCAGCGCGACCGGCTGGTGAAGGCCATCTCCTATGCGCTCGACCGCCTGGAGGAGCCGGACAAACTGCTGCCCTTCCTCGCCCAACTCGGCCGTGACCACCGCAAATACGGCGTGCGCCGCGAGCACTACGCCGCCGTCGCCGGCTCGCTCAAGGCCGCGGTGCGACGATGCGCGGGCACCGAGATGTGGACCGACGAGGTGGACCGCGCCTGGGACGAGGGCCTGGCGCTGATCTCCGAGGCCATGATCGGCGCGGCCGAGAAGGAGACTTCGCCGTCGGCGTGGACCGGGCGCGTCGTCGAAACCCGCCAGGTGTTGCGCAATCTCACGATCGTCCGGCTGCAACTGGACCAGCCGATGGAATACGCCGCAGGCCAGTACATGAGCGTCCAGATTCCCTCCCGGCCACGGATGTGGCGGTATCTCTCGCCCGCCGTTCCGGCGAATCCGCAGGGCGAGATCGAATTCCACGTCCGCAGCATCCTCGGTGGCTGGGTGAGCCCCGCGGTGGTGAGTCAGACCCGCGTCGGCGACCAGTGGCTGATCGGCTCACCGCTGGGCGGGCTGGGCGTCCCGCGCAATGCCAAACGCAAGATGCTGATGATCGGTTGCGGTACCGGTATCGCGCCGTTGCGCGCGCAATTGCTGGAAATGGCACAGCGGCGCAGTAATCCCAAGGTGCACCTGTTCGTCGGCGGTCACCACCCGTGCGATCTCTACGATCTGGAGATGCTCAGCACCCTGGCGGTGACGAACAAGTGGCTCACGGTCACGCCGGTCACCGAGCACGAGGAGAATCCCTGGTGGTTCTACCGCGCTCCGGACGAGCCGGAGCCGGTGTTCCCCGCGCTCGAACCGCGGCTGACCGGTCAGCTCGGCAAGGTCGTCGCCGAGGCGGGGCCGTGGGCCGACCGTGACGTGCAGATCGCCGGCTCGCCCTCGATGGTGCAGACCACCAAGTTCCGCCTGATGGCCGCGGGCATCCCGGCCAAGAACATCCGGCACGACCCGCTGTTCTGA
- a CDS encoding FAD-binding oxidoreductase, producing MDARSAALVRANLREVIDSPHGPERLISAFYGHLFAENPGLRDLFPPAMDMQPKRLTTAIQFVLDHLEDWDRAQNFLEQLARDHRKYGVEAAHYDLAGRALLDAFRTYNGPAWTRELEEGWRDVGILISASMAIGANSDTSQPYWEATVVGHRRVLDDLAIVRLQSDTPVPYQAGQYVPVAVPQRPKMWRYFSPAIPSNPYGEIEFHVRKVRGGWVSPAIVNETQVGDRWLIGGPLGGLHVDRNSGKDVLMIGAGTGIAPLRAQLIEMSQRGVNPRVHFFIGGRYPCDLYDVENMWQLSQSNPWLTIVPVCEQKTNPWWYPHPATDAPYGMHRTLIGNLGAVVASFGAWEDRQIQIAGSAPMIADTRRALIAVGTPEHIITSDPI from the coding sequence GTGGATGCGCGTTCGGCAGCGCTGGTCCGCGCCAATCTCCGTGAGGTGATCGACTCACCGCACGGACCCGAGCGGTTGATCAGTGCGTTCTATGGTCATCTGTTCGCCGAGAACCCCGGGCTTCGTGACCTCTTCCCACCGGCGATGGACATGCAGCCCAAGCGGCTGACCACGGCGATCCAGTTCGTACTCGATCACCTCGAGGACTGGGACCGGGCACAGAACTTTCTCGAACAATTGGCGCGCGATCACCGAAAATACGGCGTCGAGGCGGCGCATTACGATTTGGCGGGCCGGGCGCTGCTCGACGCCTTCCGTACCTACAACGGCCCGGCCTGGACGCGGGAACTCGAGGAGGGCTGGCGCGATGTCGGCATCCTCATCTCGGCGTCGATGGCGATCGGCGCCAATTCCGACACCTCGCAGCCGTATTGGGAGGCCACCGTCGTCGGGCACCGGCGGGTTCTCGACGACCTGGCGATCGTGCGCTTGCAGTCCGACACCCCGGTGCCCTACCAGGCCGGGCAATACGTACCGGTGGCGGTGCCGCAGCGGCCGAAGATGTGGCGTTACTTCTCCCCCGCGATTCCCTCGAACCCGTACGGCGAGATCGAATTCCATGTGCGGAAGGTGCGCGGCGGCTGGGTGAGTCCGGCCATCGTCAACGAAACCCAGGTCGGGGACCGCTGGCTGATCGGCGGACCGTTGGGCGGGCTGCACGTGGATCGCAACAGCGGCAAGGACGTGCTGATGATCGGCGCGGGGACCGGTATCGCGCCGCTGCGCGCCCAGTTGATCGAGATGAGCCAGCGCGGTGTGAACCCGCGGGTGCATTTCTTCATCGGCGGCCGCTACCCGTGCGATCTCTACGACGTGGAGAACATGTGGCAGCTTTCGCAGAGCAATCCCTGGCTGACGATCGTGCCGGTGTGTGAGCAGAAGACCAATCCCTGGTGGTATCCGCATCCGGCGACCGACGCCCCCTACGGCATGCACCGCACGTTGATCGGCAATCTCGGCGCGGTGGTGGCCAGTTTCGGGGCGTGGGAGGACCGCCAGATCCAGATCGCCGGATCGGCGCCGATGATCGCCGACACCCGCCGCGCGCTGATCGCGGTCGGCACCCCCGAGCACATCATCACCAGCGACCCGATCTGA
- a CDS encoding FAD-binding oxidoreductase gives MTEPGALDNGVAQSEWTATVVGHHRLRHDVAVIRLIGEFVPFRAGQSVQVRAPQHPEVRRRLSPALPPSLDGKLEFHVRTVPGGWLSGSLVADTKVGDEWRIDAPAGTFHVDPDGDEVVMIAGGTGLAPMRAQILELARAPEPPRTYLFVGGHSPRDLYASDMLVLLAAELPWLTVIPVVDRLDDPNWADEWYEHARVDIDFPADDLLEGTLADVVGSHGAFDRHQVLVCGSPAMTRATVDRLIETGTPADRIQYEGV, from the coding sequence ATGACGGAGCCGGGCGCGCTCGACAACGGCGTCGCGCAGAGCGAATGGACCGCAACGGTCGTCGGGCACCATCGGCTGCGTCACGACGTCGCGGTGATCCGTCTCATCGGCGAGTTCGTGCCGTTCCGCGCCGGGCAGTCGGTCCAGGTGCGGGCACCGCAGCATCCGGAGGTCCGGCGCAGGCTGTCCCCGGCGCTGCCGCCCTCGCTGGACGGCAAGCTGGAGTTCCATGTGCGCACGGTGCCCGGCGGCTGGTTGAGTGGGTCGCTGGTCGCCGACACCAAGGTGGGCGACGAGTGGCGGATCGACGCGCCCGCGGGCACCTTCCACGTCGACCCGGACGGTGACGAGGTGGTCATGATCGCCGGTGGCACCGGGCTGGCGCCGATGCGCGCGCAGATTCTGGAGCTGGCCAGGGCGCCGGAGCCGCCGCGCACCTACCTGTTCGTCGGCGGGCACAGTCCGCGCGACCTGTATGCCTCGGACATGCTGGTGCTGCTGGCGGCGGAACTGCCGTGGCTGACGGTGATCCCGGTGGTGGACCGGCTCGACGATCCGAACTGGGCCGACGAGTGGTACGAGCACGCGCGCGTCGACATCGATTTCCCGGCCGACGACCTGCTCGAGGGCACCCTGGCCGACGTGGTCGGCTCGCACGGCGCCTTCGACCGGCACCAGGTGCTGGTCTGCGGCTCACCGGCCATGACGCGGGCGACGGTGGACCGGCTGATCGAGACCGGCACTCCCGCCGACCGCATCCAGTACGAAGGGGTTTGA
- the clpB gene encoding ATP-dependent chaperone ClpB: MDSFNPTTKTQAALTAALQAASAAGNPEIRPAHLLVALLDQTDGIAAPLLKAVGVDPATVRREAQDLVDRLPRATGATTQPQLGREALAAITAAQRLATELGDEYVSTEHVLVGLADGDSDVTMLLKKYGATADALREAFTTVRGSARVTTPDPEATYQALEKYSTDLTEAARTGKLDPVIGRDTEIRRVVQVLSRRTKNNPVLIGEPGVGKTAIVEGLAQRIVAGDVPESLRGKKVISLDLGAMVAGAKYRGEFEERLKAVLEDIKNSAGQIITFIDELHTIVGAGATGESAMDAGNMIKPMLARGELRLVGATTLEEYRQHIEKDAALERRFQQVLVGEPSVEDTVGILRGIKERYEVHHGVRITDSALVAAAALSDRYITSRFLPDKAIDLVDESASRLRMEIDSRPVEIDEVERAVRRLEIEEVALSKETDEASKLRLEKLRQELADDREKLNQLMTRWQNEKSAIDQVRTLKEQLEALRGESERAERDGDLGKAAELRYGRIPSLEKQLAEAEKASGAAADGEVMLKEEVGPDDIAEVVSSWTGIPVGRLLEGETQKLLRMEDELGRRVVGQKEAVQAVSDAVRRARAGVADPNRPTGSFMFVGPTGVGKTELAKALADFLFDDERAMVRIDMSEYSEKHAVARLVGAPPGYVGYDQGGQLTEAVRRRPYTVVLFDEIEKAHPDVFDILLQVLDEGRLTDGQGRTVDFRNTILILTSNLGAGGDQEFVMNAVRAAFKPEFLNRLDDVVMFHALDEEQLEHIVDIQLEQLQKRLAQRRLTLDVTGSARFWLAVRGYDPVYGARPLRRLIQQAIGDTLAKELLAGTVTDGDTVKVGVSPDGDNLVVEPAS; the protein is encoded by the coding sequence GTGGACTCGTTCAACCCCACCACCAAGACCCAGGCGGCCCTGACCGCGGCCTTGCAGGCCGCCTCGGCCGCGGGCAACCCGGAGATCCGGCCCGCACACCTGTTGGTGGCGTTGCTGGATCAGACCGACGGCATCGCCGCACCGCTGCTCAAGGCCGTCGGGGTGGACCCGGCGACGGTGCGGCGGGAGGCGCAGGACCTCGTCGACCGGCTGCCCCGTGCCACCGGCGCGACCACCCAGCCGCAGCTGGGCCGGGAGGCGCTGGCCGCCATCACCGCCGCGCAGCGGCTGGCGACCGAACTCGGTGACGAGTACGTCTCCACCGAACACGTCCTGGTGGGGCTGGCCGACGGCGATTCCGACGTCACGATGCTGCTGAAGAAGTACGGCGCCACCGCCGACGCGCTGCGCGAGGCATTCACGACCGTGCGCGGCAGCGCGCGCGTCACCACGCCCGACCCCGAGGCCACCTACCAGGCGCTGGAGAAGTACTCCACCGATCTCACCGAGGCCGCGCGCACCGGCAAGCTCGATCCGGTGATCGGCCGGGACACCGAGATCCGCCGCGTCGTGCAGGTGCTGAGCCGGCGCACCAAGAACAACCCGGTGCTGATCGGTGAGCCCGGCGTCGGCAAGACCGCGATCGTGGAGGGTCTCGCCCAGCGCATCGTGGCCGGTGACGTGCCGGAGTCGCTGCGCGGCAAGAAGGTGATCTCGCTGGATCTGGGCGCGATGGTGGCGGGAGCGAAGTACCGCGGCGAGTTCGAGGAGCGGCTCAAGGCCGTGCTCGAGGACATCAAGAACAGCGCGGGCCAGATCATCACGTTCATCGACGAGCTGCACACCATCGTCGGCGCGGGCGCGACCGGCGAATCGGCGATGGACGCGGGCAACATGATCAAGCCGATGCTGGCGCGCGGTGAGCTGCGGCTGGTCGGCGCGACCACGCTGGAGGAGTACCGCCAGCACATCGAGAAGGACGCCGCGCTCGAGCGGCGCTTCCAGCAGGTGCTGGTCGGTGAGCCCTCGGTGGAGGACACCGTCGGCATCCTGCGCGGCATCAAGGAGCGCTACGAGGTGCACCACGGCGTGCGGATCACCGACTCGGCGCTGGTGGCCGCGGCGGCGCTGTCCGACCGCTACATCACCTCGCGTTTCCTGCCGGACAAGGCGATCGACCTGGTCGACGAGTCCGCTTCCCGGCTGCGCATGGAGATCGACTCCCGCCCGGTCGAGATCGACGAGGTCGAGCGCGCGGTGCGGCGGCTGGAGATCGAAGAGGTCGCGCTGAGCAAGGAGACCGACGAGGCCTCCAAGTTGCGGCTGGAGAAGCTGCGCCAGGAACTGGCCGACGACCGGGAGAAGCTGAACCAGCTGATGACCCGGTGGCAGAACGAGAAGAGCGCCATCGACCAGGTCCGCACGCTCAAGGAACAGCTCGAGGCGCTGCGCGGGGAGTCCGAGCGGGCCGAGCGCGACGGTGATCTGGGCAAGGCCGCCGAGCTGCGCTACGGCCGCATCCCCAGTCTGGAGAAGCAGCTGGCCGAGGCCGAGAAGGCCTCCGGTGCGGCCGCCGACGGCGAGGTGATGCTCAAGGAGGAGGTCGGCCCCGACGACATCGCCGAGGTGGTGTCCTCGTGGACCGGCATTCCGGTCGGCAGGCTGCTCGAGGGTGAGACCCAGAAGCTGCTGCGGATGGAGGACGAGCTGGGCCGTCGCGTGGTCGGACAGAAGGAGGCCGTGCAGGCGGTGTCGGACGCGGTGCGCCGGGCGCGGGCCGGAGTCGCCGACCCGAACCGGCCGACCGGCTCGTTCATGTTCGTCGGACCGACCGGCGTCGGCAAGACCGAGCTGGCCAAGGCGCTGGCCGACTTCCTGTTCGACGACGAGCGCGCGATGGTGCGTATCGATATGAGCGAGTACAGCGAGAAGCACGCGGTGGCTCGCCTGGTCGGCGCGCCTCCCGGCTACGTCGGCTACGACCAGGGCGGCCAGCTCACCGAGGCGGTGCGGCGCAGGCCGTACACGGTGGTGCTGTTCGACGAGATCGAGAAGGCGCACCCGGACGTCTTCGACATCCTGCTGCAGGTGCTCGACGAGGGCAGGTTGACCGACGGCCAGGGCCGCACGGTCGACTTCCGCAACACCATCCTCATCCTCACCTCCAACCTGGGCGCGGGAGGTGACCAGGAGTTCGTCATGAACGCGGTGCGGGCCGCCTTCAAGCCGGAGTTCCTCAACCGGCTCGACGACGTGGTCATGTTCCACGCGCTCGACGAGGAACAGCTCGAGCACATCGTCGACATCCAGCTCGAGCAGCTGCAGAAGCGCCTGGCGCAGCGGCGGCTCACCCTCGATGTCACCGGCTCGGCGCGGTTCTGGCTGGCGGTGCGCGGCTACGACCCCGTCTACGGCGCGCGACCGCTGCGCAGGCTGATCCAGCAGGCCATCGGCGACACCCTCGCCAAGGAACTGCTGGCGGGCACCGTCACCGACGGCGACACCGTCAAGGTGGGTGTCAGCCCCGACGGCGACAACCTGGTCGTCGAACCGGCGTCCTGA